The following proteins come from a genomic window of Chryseobacterium glaciei:
- a CDS encoding decaprenyl-phosphate phosphoribosyltransferase has translation MKKYLKLLRVEQWVKNLFVFVPLFFSGNIKNVELLTKSIFAFVIFSLAASVVYILNDYNDIEADSKHPEKRRRPLASGAISKSRAIGILVGLMIVDIALVFLAQTYFHENLWKFATIIGMYFVMNLAYTFKLKHVPIIDIFIIATGFVLRVLAGGYITGINISQWAILLTFVLALVLAIGKRRGELINAQVSGKTRKALDGYNVQFADIALSISVTLAIVCYLMFTLSREVQARFHERVFYTVIFVVFAFLRYLQQTLVYNRTESPTKIVYRDRYIQVTLLLWVAAFLIQIYFKK, from the coding sequence ATGAAGAAATATTTAAAACTACTTCGTGTAGAGCAATGGGTGAAAAACCTTTTTGTATTTGTCCCCCTCTTTTTTTCAGGTAATATCAAAAATGTAGAATTACTTACAAAAAGTATTTTTGCTTTTGTTATTTTTTCGTTGGCTGCCAGTGTTGTTTATATCTTAAATGATTATAATGATATTGAAGCAGACAGCAAACACCCTGAAAAACGCAGAAGACCTTTGGCCAGCGGAGCCATATCAAAATCAAGAGCGATAGGAATTCTTGTTGGCTTAATGATTGTTGATATTGCGCTCGTATTCTTGGCACAAACCTATTTTCATGAAAACCTTTGGAAATTTGCAACGATTATTGGGATGTATTTTGTAATGAATCTGGCTTATACATTCAAATTAAAGCATGTTCCTATTATTGATATTTTTATTATCGCGACAGGATTTGTTTTAAGAGTTTTAGCCGGAGGTTATATTACAGGAATTAATATTTCCCAATGGGCAATCTTACTGACTTTTGTTTTGGCATTGGTTTTAGCAATCGGTAAAAGGCGTGGAGAGCTTATCAATGCTCAGGTTTCAGGGAAAACAAGAAAAGCATTAGATGGTTATAATGTACAGTTTGCAGACATTGCACTTTCAATTTCTGTAACATTGGCGATCGTTTGTTATTTGATGTTTACGTTATCGAGAGAAGTTCAGGCAAGATTTCATGAAAGAGTTTTTTATACCGTAATTTTTGTTGTTTTTGCTTTTTTAAGATATTTACAGCAGACATTGGTGTACAACAGAACAGAATCTCCTACAAAAATTGTCTACAGAGACAGATATATACAGGTTACCTTATTATTATGGGTGGCTGCATTTTTAATTCAAATTTACTTTAAAAAATGA
- a CDS encoding OmpA family protein has product MKFNKSYIGGLFLSSALLLTSCEAVQNSNHQQRGTAAGAVSGAVLGGILGNNVGKGGNGALGAVLGGIIGGVAGNVIGNKMDKQAKDIKETLPGAEVERVGDGIKITMNESIVNFAFNSSDLTSVTKTNLDKLAQVLVNNPDTNINIYGHTDDKGTDAYNLSLSERRANSVKSYLLSKGIASNRMFAKGEGESMPVATNDTDEGRAKNRRVEFAITANEKMINDAKQGQ; this is encoded by the coding sequence ATGAAATTTAATAAATCATATATCGGAGGCCTTTTCTTATCATCAGCATTACTATTGACAAGTTGTGAGGCAGTACAAAATTCTAATCATCAACAGAGAGGTACTGCAGCAGGAGCTGTTTCAGGAGCCGTACTTGGTGGTATTTTAGGGAATAATGTAGGTAAAGGCGGAAATGGAGCTTTAGGAGCTGTATTAGGAGGTATTATTGGTGGTGTTGCAGGTAACGTTATCGGTAACAAAATGGATAAGCAGGCTAAAGACATCAAAGAAACTTTACCGGGAGCTGAAGTAGAAAGAGTAGGAGATGGTATTAAAATTACAATGAATGAAAGTATTGTAAATTTTGCATTCAATTCTTCAGATCTTACATCAGTGACTAAAACAAATTTAGATAAGTTAGCACAGGTTTTGGTAAACAATCCTGATACTAATATCAATATTTACGGACACACAGATGATAAAGGAACAGATGCTTACAATCTTTCACTTTCAGAAAGAAGAGCTAATTCTGTAAAATCTTATTTGTTATCTAAAGGTATAGCTTCAAACAGAATGTTTGCTAAAGGAGAAGGTGAAAGCATGCCGGTTGCAACAAACGATACAGACGAAGGAAGAGCTAAAAACAGAAGAGTAGAGTTTGCCATTACAGCAAATGAAAAAATGATTAATGATGCTAAACAAGGGCAGTAA
- a CDS encoding lipocalin family protein, whose translation MKKLLLAGMLGTSLFAVSCSTVKKAETSQNQRSEFLKLKGDWQIVSINYDKGLKIKPFDEGIDAQCFVGSHWRFIPNNYTGAITVNGGGNCGSGFTQPIKFEVKDGNTFMFKKIADGTKAKQNLAGYTLDVINQTTDQFSLEQDVPFDGSTVKVVYNFERTGMK comes from the coding sequence ATGAAAAAGTTACTACTTGCAGGGATGTTAGGAACATCACTTTTTGCAGTGTCTTGTTCCACAGTAAAGAAAGCTGAAACATCACAGAATCAGAGATCAGAATTTCTTAAATTAAAAGGGGATTGGCAGATTGTAAGCATAAATTACGACAAAGGACTTAAAATTAAACCTTTTGATGAAGGGATTGATGCTCAGTGTTTTGTAGGAAGTCATTGGAGATTTATTCCAAATAACTACACAGGAGCTATTACGGTAAACGGTGGCGGAAACTGTGGTTCTGGATTTACTCAGCCTATCAAATTTGAAGTAAAAGACGGAAATACTTTTATGTTCAAAAAAATTGCTGATGGAACTAAAGCTAAGCAAAATTTAGCAGGATATACTTTAGATGTGATCAATCAGACTACAGATCAGTTTTCTTTAGAGCAAGATGTTCCGTTTGACGGAAGTACTGTAAAAGTTGTTTACAACTTCGAGAGAACTGGAATGAAATAA
- a CDS encoding S8 family serine peptidase: MKKVLLAAVFLAGFSFTFAQEAKVDANQDKDLMTWYHKDFATSKVYGVNTENAYKYLESKGLKPTTVVVGVLDSGVQVDHPGLVKNVWSNPNEVPNNGKDDDGNGYIDDVHGWNFIGGKNGDIDVDNMEVTRVVVKYKPVFEGDDSAKNKANQTKMPEDFAMYMKAKEIFTKNSVEGRQAMQTYTMITDLIPNMVRLLGGKSVTAENIAAIKAPADQKDAIALNVLGQVSQNPEFKGKSAADFEKGMKEQMKEALEHYTPQAQQYDLSYDPRKSIVGDNYDDYSEKIYGNNHYEGPDATHGTHVAGIIAGLPQGKEIQYGVASKVAKIMSVRTVPNGDERDKDVANAIRYSVDNGAKVLNMSFGKPVSPGKTVVWDAFKYAESKGVLLVKAAGNENEDVTEHVAYPTNYKNVTDEKPLVNNVIVVGASTNNNDALRADFSNFNKNKVNVFAPGEQIYSTVTKSGYKYLQGTSMASPVVAGAAAVLLAYMPGLKPDQIIEALVKSSNPNTTNGFSDFSQAGGVIDVKKAAEYAFTNFYNGKSSSVKKATKSIKKTVKK, from the coding sequence ATGAAAAAGGTATTATTAGCAGCTGTTTTTTTAGCAGGTTTTAGTTTCACTTTTGCTCAGGAAGCTAAAGTTGACGCAAATCAGGATAAAGACCTAATGACTTGGTATCACAAAGACTTTGCTACGTCAAAAGTATATGGTGTAAATACGGAGAATGCTTATAAATATTTAGAATCTAAAGGTCTTAAACCTACAACAGTTGTTGTCGGAGTTTTAGACAGCGGTGTTCAGGTTGATCACCCAGGTTTAGTGAAGAATGTTTGGTCAAATCCTAACGAAGTTCCAAATAACGGTAAAGATGATGACGGAAACGGATATATCGACGATGTTCACGGATGGAATTTCATCGGTGGAAAAAATGGTGATATCGATGTTGATAATATGGAGGTAACGAGAGTTGTTGTTAAATACAAGCCTGTTTTCGAAGGAGATGATTCAGCTAAAAATAAAGCTAATCAAACTAAAATGCCTGAAGACTTCGCAATGTATATGAAGGCTAAAGAAATTTTCACTAAAAATAGTGTTGAAGGCAGACAAGCTATGCAAACGTACACGATGATCACTGATCTTATTCCTAACATGGTAAGATTATTAGGTGGAAAATCTGTAACGGCAGAAAATATTGCGGCTATCAAAGCTCCAGCAGACCAAAAAGATGCGATTGCACTTAATGTGTTAGGTCAGGTTTCTCAAAACCCTGAGTTTAAAGGGAAATCTGCAGCTGATTTCGAAAAAGGAATGAAAGAGCAGATGAAAGAAGCTCTTGAGCATTATACTCCTCAAGCTCAGCAATATGATTTAAGTTATGACCCAAGAAAATCAATCGTAGGAGATAATTATGATGATTATTCTGAAAAGATATACGGAAACAATCATTATGAAGGTCCTGATGCTACCCACGGAACTCACGTTGCAGGTATCATCGCAGGATTACCTCAAGGAAAAGAAATTCAGTATGGTGTAGCTTCTAAAGTTGCTAAGATCATGTCTGTAAGAACAGTTCCAAACGGTGATGAAAGAGATAAAGATGTTGCAAACGCAATCAGATATTCTGTAGATAATGGAGCTAAAGTTTTAAATATGAGCTTCGGTAAACCGGTTTCTCCAGGTAAGACTGTAGTTTGGGATGCATTCAAATATGCTGAAAGCAAAGGAGTTTTATTGGTGAAAGCTGCAGGGAATGAAAATGAAGATGTTACCGAACATGTAGCTTATCCTACAAACTATAAAAACGTAACAGACGAAAAACCGCTTGTAAATAATGTAATTGTTGTAGGTGCAAGTACAAATAATAATGATGCTTTGAGAGCCGATTTCTCAAATTTCAATAAAAATAAAGTAAATGTTTTTGCTCCGGGTGAGCAGATTTATTCTACCGTAACAAAAAGCGGATACAAATATCTTCAGGGAACTTCAATGGCATCTCCTGTTGTAGCAGGTGCTGCAGCCGTTTTATTGGCATACATGCCGGGATTAAAACCAGATCAGATTATTGAAGCTTTAGTAAAATCTAGCAATCCAAACACTACAAATGGTTTTAGTGATTTTTCTCAGGCTGGAGGTGTTATTGACGTGAAAAAGGCAGCTGAATACGCTTTTACGAATTTCTATAACGGAAAATCTTCTAGTGTTAAAAAGGCTACGAAATCCATAAAAAAGACTGTTAAAAAATAA
- a CDS encoding WbqC family protein produces the protein MKNVLLPVFYLPPISWFSVFLNAENDVLFEQFESFPKQTYRSRTNIFGANGKLTLIIPISHIGNREFKNTEISYREDWRSLHWKSIKTAYQGSPYFEFYEDKLKKIYELEEKYLLNFNLKAIEILQSILKTEKAHSLNVEYIKNPEQINFREKFSAKSPSEFEMEEYYQTFSDKFGFLKDLTILDLICNKGPESLTYLKNIKQSY, from the coding sequence ATGAAGAATGTATTATTACCGGTATTTTATTTACCACCCATTTCTTGGTTTTCAGTTTTTTTGAATGCTGAAAATGATGTTTTATTTGAACAATTTGAAAGTTTTCCAAAACAAACGTACAGAAGCAGAACCAATATTTTTGGAGCAAACGGAAAGCTTACATTAATAATCCCAATCAGTCATATTGGGAATAGGGAGTTTAAAAACACCGAGATATCTTACAGAGAAGATTGGAGAAGTCTTCACTGGAAATCTATCAAAACAGCTTATCAAGGCTCTCCTTACTTTGAGTTTTACGAAGATAAATTGAAAAAGATTTATGAATTAGAGGAAAAATATTTGTTGAATTTTAATTTAAAAGCTATCGAAATTCTTCAAAGTATTTTAAAAACAGAAAAGGCACACTCTTTGAATGTAGAATATATCAAAAATCCTGAACAGATCAATTTCAGAGAAAAGTTCTCTGCAAAATCACCTTCTGAATTCGAAATGGAAGAATATTATCAGACTTTCTCGGATAAATTTGGGTTTTTAAAAGACTTAACGATTTTGGACCTTATTTGTAACAAAGGACCCGAATCTTTGACTTATCTTAAAAATATTAAACAATCATATTAG
- the lepB gene encoding signal peptidase I — MNYFLTYTVYVLILSVLMGLSTWKLFKKLGYSPLFAFIPFYNYFIILKETKHPKWWALLSYLPIVGPIMMSVFHIYLMKKFGKSLFQNQLLTVILPFIYMASVNYSKDVELEDENELFLTDEEKNAKKKDSFMGSITFAVVFATIIHSFVTQPFGIPTGSMERTLLVGDFLFVNKWSYGYRLPMRPLAIPFLQGTIFDSGEKGNPKDDPKSYVDGVKLPYERVFQFSKPQRNDVVVFNYPQDSVHTAIDRKDPYVKRCVAAAGDVFEMRGGRLFVNNKPEVVLGDQEVQHGYTVNTGSQLDIPSLYNTYGFLPVREMQTDKGFMYAFQGLTDKTAAEIKALPNVIDMTENMYPKDSATISYKLNADKTAYTKSIDTTQSIFPVNKPWNQDWYGPVRIPKKGDVVAINKETLPMYQWIISEYEHNNLEKKNDKIFINGKEVSQYTIKQDYFMMIGDNRDASLDARFFGFVPEENIVGKPIFTWMSVQGAFADASSTYQAPKKVRWERMFKATNTGEANKTSYWWVAAMILILFFGWEYFMKLFGKKKKTEEDL; from the coding sequence ATGAATTATTTTTTAACTTATACAGTATACGTCCTCATTTTATCTGTATTAATGGGACTTTCAACTTGGAAACTGTTCAAGAAATTAGGGTATAGTCCGCTTTTTGCGTTTATCCCTTTTTATAACTATTTCATTATTTTAAAAGAAACAAAACATCCGAAATGGTGGGCTCTTTTGTCGTATTTACCGATCGTTGGCCCGATCATGATGTCTGTTTTTCATATTTATTTAATGAAAAAATTTGGAAAAAGCCTTTTCCAGAATCAGTTGCTTACGGTGATCCTTCCATTTATTTACATGGCAAGTGTAAACTACTCAAAAGATGTAGAGTTAGAAGATGAAAACGAATTATTCTTAACAGACGAAGAAAAAAATGCAAAGAAAAAAGACTCTTTCATGGGTTCTATTACGTTTGCGGTGGTTTTTGCTACAATTATTCACTCTTTTGTAACGCAACCTTTCGGGATTCCTACAGGATCTATGGAAAGAACGTTATTGGTGGGAGATTTCCTTTTCGTAAATAAATGGAGCTATGGTTACAGGCTTCCAATGCGTCCTTTGGCAATACCTTTCTTACAGGGAACTATTTTTGATTCTGGTGAAAAAGGAAATCCTAAAGACGACCCAAAATCTTATGTTGATGGAGTAAAACTTCCTTATGAGAGAGTATTTCAGTTTAGCAAACCTCAGAGAAATGATGTAGTTGTTTTCAACTATCCTCAGGATTCTGTACATACAGCGATCGACAGAAAAGATCCTTATGTAAAAAGATGCGTTGCTGCTGCTGGTGATGTTTTTGAAATGAGAGGTGGAAGACTTTTCGTTAACAATAAACCGGAAGTTGTTCTTGGAGATCAGGAAGTTCAGCACGGATATACTGTAAACACAGGATCTCAGTTAGATATCCCAAGTCTTTACAATACCTATGGATTTTTGCCTGTAAGAGAAATGCAGACAGATAAAGGATTTATGTATGCTTTTCAGGGATTAACTGATAAAACGGCTGCAGAGATCAAAGCTCTTCCGAATGTGATCGACATGACGGAGAACATGTATCCAAAAGATTCTGCAACAATTTCATATAAATTAAATGCTGATAAAACGGCATACACAAAAAGTATTGACACTACACAATCTATTTTCCCTGTTAACAAACCTTGGAACCAAGATTGGTATGGCCCGGTTAGAATTCCTAAGAAAGGTGATGTTGTGGCAATCAATAAAGAAACTTTACCGATGTATCAGTGGATCATTTCTGAATATGAACATAATAATTTAGAAAAGAAAAACGATAAAATTTTCATCAACGGAAAAGAAGTGAGTCAGTATACGATCAAACAGGATTATTTTATGATGATAGGAGACAACAGAGATGCTTCTTTGGATGCTAGATTCTTTGGTTTCGTTCCTGAGGAAAATATCGTTGGGAAGCCAATATTTACATGGATGAGTGTTCAGGGAGCTTTTGCTGATGCTAGTTCTACGTATCAGGCTCCAAAAAAAGTTCGTTGGGAAAGAATGTTTAAAGCAACAAACACTGGTGAAGCTAACAAAACTTCATACTGGTGGGTTGCAGCGATGATTCTTATCTTGTTCTTTGGATGGGAATACTTCATGAAGTTATTCGGGAAAAAGAAAAAAACAGAAGAAGATTTATAG
- the dapB gene encoding 4-hydroxy-tetrahydrodipicolinate reductase encodes MKIALVGYGKMGKIIDEIATKRGHEVVARLKETPTAENLNNPDVVIEFSLPEVAYNNIKSCLENQIPVISGTTGWLEKKEEIEKIAVENNTAFLYGSNFSLGVNLFFALNEKLADLMKNVDEYSCQLEEIHHVHKLDAPSGTAISIAEGIFKHNPKFNAWKLEETQGDQLGIFAVREDEVPGTHSVFYRSEVDEIEIKHTAFNRNGFALGAVVAAEWIKDKKGNFTMKDVLGL; translated from the coding sequence ATGAAAATAGCATTAGTTGGATACGGCAAAATGGGCAAGATCATTGATGAAATTGCTACAAAAAGAGGTCATGAAGTAGTTGCCAGATTAAAAGAAACTCCAACTGCTGAAAACCTTAATAATCCAGATGTTGTTATCGAATTTTCTTTGCCGGAAGTAGCTTATAATAATATTAAATCTTGTCTTGAAAACCAAATTCCGGTGATTAGCGGAACTACTGGTTGGCTGGAGAAAAAAGAAGAAATTGAAAAAATTGCTGTTGAAAATAATACGGCATTCTTATATGGCTCAAATTTCAGTTTAGGAGTGAATTTATTTTTTGCTTTAAACGAAAAGTTGGCTGATTTAATGAAAAATGTTGATGAATATTCTTGTCAGTTAGAAGAAATTCATCACGTTCACAAGCTGGATGCACCAAGTGGAACTGCGATTTCTATTGCAGAAGGTATTTTTAAACACAACCCGAAATTTAACGCATGGAAACTGGAAGAAACTCAAGGAGATCAATTGGGTATTTTTGCTGTGCGTGAAGATGAAGTTCCGGGAACTCACAGTGTTTTTTACAGAAGTGAGGTTGATGAAATTGAGATCAAACATACGGCATTCAACAGAAACGGTTTTGCATTAGGCGCTGTTGTTGCTGCAGAATGGATCAAAGATAAAAAAGGAAATTTTACAATGAAAGATGTTTTAGGACTTTAA
- a CDS encoding DUF5683 domain-containing protein, which yields MKKLFFTFFLCLFAIAYSQVNPNDTIRVEHHPKDSISAAKPAKSEAKIVADLEGASGPTKKTLKLNPTRAGLYSAVLPGLGQFYNKKYWKVPIVWGAVGAGVGIAMWNDKQYKKYREYYIAKLNGTPNEFVDSHPWLDKVAFGNAQDKSKRQRDYAIAITGLIYILNIVDAVVDAHLYESRHDPDLTFTPAVIQDQYGINPPKTGLSLSYRF from the coding sequence ATGAAGAAATTATTTTTCACTTTTTTCTTGTGTCTATTTGCTATCGCCTATTCACAAGTAAATCCTAACGATACTATTCGGGTAGAACACCATCCGAAAGACAGTATCTCTGCTGCAAAGCCAGCAAAATCTGAAGCTAAAATAGTTGCAGATCTTGAAGGTGCGAGCGGGCCAACCAAAAAAACATTAAAATTGAATCCTACAAGAGCGGGATTGTATTCTGCTGTTTTGCCGGGATTAGGTCAGTTTTACAATAAAAAATATTGGAAAGTTCCTATCGTTTGGGGAGCTGTTGGAGCAGGTGTCGGAATTGCAATGTGGAACGACAAGCAATACAAAAAGTACCGAGAATACTACATCGCCAAACTGAACGGAACTCCAAATGAGTTTGTAGACAGTCATCCGTGGCTCGATAAAGTTGCATTTGGAAATGCACAGGATAAATCAAAAAGACAAAGAGATTACGCCATCGCAATTACAGGATTGATTTATATTCTGAATATTGTTGATGCTGTGGTAGACGCACATCTTTATGAAAGCCGTCACGACCCGGATTTGACTTTTACTCCTGCAGTTATTCAGGATCAGTATGGTATCAATCCTCCAAAAACAGGATTGAGTTTAAGTTATAGATTTTAA
- a CDS encoding ParB/RepB/Spo0J family partition protein, with product MKDKKRAMGRGLGAILSAESKAMVNSATDEGADKFVGSIVEVSIEDIYPNPTQPRTYFDEKALNELAQSIKNLGVIQPITLRKDGEKFEIISGERRFRASKLAGLTSIPSYIRLVNDQELLEMALVENIQREDLDAIEIALTYQRLMDEIGLTQENLSQRVGKDRSTITNSIRLLRLNPDIQNAIRSGEISAGHGRAIISLENEEDQQTLFNLIIKEKLNVRQTEQAAAALKNPKSPAAKKATIELSNNYKRVQKTIADILEVKVEIKASGNGKKGKIVLDFKNEDELEYILSHIK from the coding sequence ATGAAGGACAAAAAAAGAGCTATGGGACGTGGTTTGGGAGCAATTTTAAGTGCAGAATCCAAGGCTATGGTCAATTCTGCTACTGATGAGGGAGCAGATAAGTTTGTAGGAAGTATCGTAGAAGTATCGATTGAAGATATTTATCCGAACCCGACTCAACCAAGAACTTATTTTGATGAAAAGGCATTAAACGAACTCGCGCAGTCTATTAAAAACTTAGGCGTAATTCAACCAATTACGTTAAGAAAAGATGGCGAAAAGTTCGAAATTATATCTGGGGAAAGACGTTTCAGAGCAAGTAAACTTGCGGGATTAACTTCTATTCCGTCTTATATTCGTTTAGTAAACGATCAGGAGCTTCTTGAGATGGCTCTTGTTGAAAATATCCAAAGAGAAGATCTTGATGCGATTGAAATTGCATTAACGTATCAGAGATTGATGGACGAAATCGGTCTTACTCAGGAAAATTTAAGCCAAAGAGTAGGAAAGGACAGAAGTACTATTACCAACTCTATCAGATTGTTAAGGTTAAATCCGGACATTCAGAATGCTATCAGAAGTGGTGAGATTTCTGCAGGTCACGGTAGAGCGATCATCAGTCTTGAAAATGAAGAAGATCAGCAGACTTTATTTAATTTAATTATTAAAGAAAAACTGAATGTTCGTCAGACTGAACAGGCTGCTGCTGCATTGAAAAATCCAAAATCACCGGCTGCCAAAAAAGCAACGATTGAGCTTTCAAATAATTATAAGAGAGTACAAAAAACGATTGCTGATATTTTAGAAGTAAAAGTGGAGATCAAAGCCTCCGGAAATGGTAAAAAAGGTAAAATTGTTCTGGATTTCAAAAATGAAGACGAGCTGGAATATATTTTATCTCATATTAAATAA
- a CDS encoding ParA family protein encodes MAKIIGIANQKGGVGKTTTAVNLAAALGVLEKKILIIDADPQANATSGLGVDDVQYSTYNLLEHSVDTRTCIKRTATPNLDIVPSHIDLVAAEIELVDKVNREYMLKKALQSVRDDYDYIIIDCAPSLGLITVNALTAADSVIIPIQCEYFALEGLGKLLNTIKNVQKIHNKDLDIEGLLLTMYDSRLRLSNQVVEEVNLHFPEMVFETIISRNVRLSEAPSFGESILNYDAESKGAIQYIQLAEEVLLKNENLVKN; translated from the coding sequence CATTAGGGGTATTAGAAAAGAAAATATTAATCATTGATGCTGATCCTCAGGCTAATGCAACATCCGGTTTAGGAGTGGATGACGTTCAGTATTCTACATATAACTTGCTGGAGCACAGTGTTGATACAAGAACATGTATCAAAAGAACAGCTACACCAAACCTGGATATTGTTCCTTCTCACATCGACTTGGTTGCTGCGGAGATCGAATTGGTAGACAAAGTAAATCGTGAGTACATGCTTAAAAAAGCATTGCAAAGTGTAAGAGATGATTACGATTATATTATCATTGATTGCGCACCGAGTTTAGGTTTGATCACTGTGAATGCACTTACAGCAGCAGATTCTGTAATTATCCCGATTCAATGTGAGTATTTTGCTTTGGAAGGATTAGGAAAATTATTGAATACGATTAAAAATGTTCAGAAAATCCATAACAAAGATTTAGATATCGAAGGTTTGCTTTTAACAATGTATGACAGCAGATTGAGATTGTCTAATCAGGTTGTAGAAGAGGTGAATCTGCATTTCCCTGAAATGGTTTTTGAAACAATCATCAGCAGAAACGTAAGATTGAGTGAAGCACCAAGTTTCGGAGAAAGTATCTTAAATTATGATGCCGAAAGTAAAGGAGCGATCCAATACATTCAGTTGGCAGAAGAGGTTTTATTGAAGAACGAGAATTTAGTTAAGAATTAA